A genomic region of Oryza glaberrima chromosome 1, OglaRS2, whole genome shotgun sequence contains the following coding sequences:
- the LOC127777715 gene encoding auxilin-related protein 1-like: protein MDDFVLVDDFGPFKPPAASASTTSFSASHYDDMFDSYFNRSAEPAEPSPSSSAPSPPPPVFDKPVFDDADAADPFDAIPLFGDGGGGGGEGEDFLDSLGKGAKKPDVSEPEVVGFDDDLIPALGNTKSKTPVGEEEVEQEAEAVGFVDDVIPEWFGGSTSTTPMKPTPQAEPKATGFEDDVIPGFGESTSHHDSPWEEPRTRPENESISSSKTSVSMPGDAFVTLGATSNLGNSNFGLFTDHLDNMGKSESKNMDPCSTANGMFDSSNIFVGVPKPMSSSSFASEKESVFGDSKSLDGIYSMSHSIKMPKEKPVQQASAETMSSILPEMHIHEAPGTTGFNNSDPLSTSMQDQLPEENQCSKMSDDVWLTVSDVVLVTQPTSAPPPSRPPPTLAAKKGPTESNTSNAYPHDHNQGYNPFISSTNTSKTPKIEELEDFVMAKPSSLANGCLQDLNHNGIGIGQDSSTSAAGFMDWAELKHSKGVNQGNFDSLFASSQYQEKEKAVLYASGMESRDEEELLEYEKKQREKEEEQRKLERDREEELEREREMMRRREHEERKRREKEREARHIVEKAMREARERAAAEARMQAEREARQRAERAAVQKAAAEARERAAAEARERAAKAAAEAKERVAEEARERAAKAAAEARERAAAEARERVAKAAAEARERAATEAREKAAAEARAKAERAAVDKVAAEARRRAERAAVERAAAEARQRAANEARKRAEAEARARESQQKTAQPDLDSFFGMPSRSSSVPRSQTATTNPFDVQPQGGSDFGSIRRTSSGSASPFAQPPSTNLMDDLSSIFGAPSSSAVFQEVDGESEERRKARLERHQRTMERAAKALAEKNERDLQVQWEQEERHRIGETLDFEIKRWAAGKEGNLRALLSTLQYVLWPECGWRPVSLTDLITAASVKKEYRKATLCIHPDKVQQKGANLQQKYIAEKVFDLLKEAWTKFNSEELF from the exons atggacgacttcgtcctcgtcgacgactTCGGCCCGTTcaagccgccggccgcctccgcctccaccacctccttctcCGCCTCTCACTACGACGACATGTTCGACTCCTACTTCAACCGCTCGGCGGAGCCCGCCGAGCCGTCCCCCTcgtcctccgcgccgtcgccgcctccgcccgtgTTCGACAAGCCGGTgttcgacgacgccgacgccgccgatcCCTTCGACGCGATTCCCTTGTTCGGAgatgggggcggcggtggcggcgaaggggaggactTCCTCGATAGCCTCGGGAAGGGCGCGAAGAAGCCAGATGTGAGCGAGCCGGAGGTGGTGGGGTTTGACGACGATTTAATCCCAGCTCTTGGGAACACCAAATCGAAGACGCCCGtgggtgaggaggaggtggagcaggAGGCGGAAGCGGTGGGGTTCGTCGACGACGTAATCCCCGAGTGGTTCGGTGGGAGCACGAGCACGACGCCGATGAAGCCGACACCGCAGGCGGAGCCCAAGGCGACGGGGTTTGAAGACGATGTGATTCCCGGGTTTGGTGAAAGCACAAGCCATCACGATTCACCATG GGAGGAGCCTAGAACTAGACCGGAAAACGAATCAATTTCATCCAGCAAAACGAGTGTGAGCATGCCAGGAGATGCTTTTGTTACTCTAGGTGCTACATCCAACTTgggaaattcaaattttggattGTTTACTGATCATTTGGATAACATGGGCAAGTCAGAGAGCAAAAATATGGACCCCTGTTCTACTGCCAATGGGATGTTTGATAGTTCTAATATTTTTGTTGGGGTTCCAAAACCAATGTCCTCGTCTTCATTTGCATCTGAGAAAGAGAGTGTTTTTGGTGATAGTAAATCCTTGGATGGCATTTACAGCATGAGCCATTCCATTAAAATGCCTAAGGAGAAACCAGTCCAGCAAGCTTCAGCTGAAACAATGAGCAGTATATTGCCTGAGATGCATATCCATGAAGCTCCTGGAACCACTGGTTTCAATAATTCAGATCCACTTTCTACAAGTATGCAGGACCAGTTGCCAGAGGAGAATCAATGTTCCAAAATGTCCGACGACGTGTGGTTGACTGTTTCAGATGTTGTTTTAGTGACACAGCCTACGAGTGCTCCACCTCCTTCACGGCCTCCCCCTACGCTTGCCGCCAAGAAAGGACCAACGGAATCCAACACTAGTAATGCATATCCACATGATCATAATCAAGGTTACAATCCTTTTATAAGTTCAACAAATACTTCTAAAACACCCAAAATTGAGGAATTAGAAGATTTTGTCATGGCAAAGCCTTCTAGCTTGGCTAATGGTTGTCTGCAAGATCTAAATCATAATGGAATTGGGATTGGACAAGATTCATCTACATCTGCTGCAGGTTTCATGGATTGGGCTGAGCTAAAACACTCTAAAGGGGTGAACCAAGGGAACTTTGATTCTTTGTTCGCTAGCAGTCAGTaccaagaaaaagagaaagcagTGCTCTATGCTTCTGGAATGGAAAGCAGAGATGAGGAAGAACTATTAGAGTAtgagaaaaaacaaagagaaaaggaagaggaacaGAGAAAACTAGAAAGGGACAGGGAGGAAGAGCTTGAGAGGGAAAGAGAAATGATGAGAAGAAGGGAACATGAGGAGCGGAAGAGGcgtgaaaaagagagagaggcgaggcaCATTGTGGAGAAGGCCATGCGAGAGGCACGTGAAAGGGCAGCTGCAGAGGCACGCATGCAAGCTGAGAGGGAGGCTCGTCAAAGAGCAGAGCGAGCTGCTGTAcagaaagcagcagcagaagcacgggagagagcagcagcagaagcacgGGAGAGAGCTGCAAAGGCGGCTGCAGAAGCGAAGGAAAGGGTGGCTGAGGAGGCTAGGGAAAGGGCTGCTAAAGCTGCTGCAGAAGCCAGGGAAAGGGCTGCAGCAGAAGCAAGGGAAAGAGTAGCCAAAGCTGCTGCAGAAGCCAGGGAACGGGCAGCTACAGAAGCTAGGGAAAaggcagcagcagaagctcgGGCTAAAGCTGAGCGAGCTGCTGTTGATAAAGTTGCAGCAGAAGCACGAAGAAGGGCTGAAAGAGCAGCAGTTGAGAgggctgctgcagaagctcgaCAAAGGGCTGCTAATGAAGCTAGAAAAAGGGCTGAAGCTGAAGCTCGAGCAAGAGAAAGTCAGCAGAAAACAGCTCAACCTGATCTCGACTCATTCTTTGGTATGCCTTCTAGATCAAGCAGTGTACCGAGGTCACAGACTGCAACAACG AATCCTTTTGATGTCCAACCTCAAGGTGGTTCAGATTTTGGTTCTATAAGGAGGACTTCTTCTGGTTCAGCTTCTCCCTTTGCACAACCTCCATCTACTAATCTTATGGATGACCTCTCTTCTATATTTGGAG CACCTTCATCATCTGCTGTGTTTCAAGAAGTGGAtggagagagtgaagagagaagGAAGGCAAGATTGGAGCGTCACCAGAGGACAATGGAGCGTGCG GCAAAAGCTCTTGCTGAGAAAAATGAGCGTGATTTGCAAGTTCAGTGGGAGCAGGAAGAGAGACAT AGAATTGGTGAAACACTTGATTTTGAGATAAAGAGGTGGGCCGCTGGGAAAGAAGGCAATTTGCGAGCCTTGTTGTCAACGTTGCAATAT GTTCTTTGGCCTGAATGTGGGTGGCGACCTGTATCATTGACTGATTTGATTACAGCCGCATCTGTCAAGAAAGAATACAGGAAAGCAACATTATGCATCCATCCTGATAAGGTGCAGCAAAAGGGTGCAAATCTTCAACAGAAATACATTGCAGAAAAGGTGTTCGACCTTCTGAAG GAAGCATGGACCAAATTCAACTCGGAAGAACTCTTCTAA